The nucleotide window CACTGGTAGGCAAAACTGCCTCTTCACCAATTTCACCAACAGCACCAGTGCTGGCAGCAGACACTGTGCTACGTTCTATCTCTTGAGCAATTAAGTGATTATTTATGTTAAGGTCtgtatttatacaattttcagttTCATTAGAACCACTCTTCAGGAGTCCTTCAGCACGTGGCTCTTCCTCTGAATGCATGGCTATCTCCTGCAGGCCAATCTCTGAAGCAAAACTTTGATCACCAGATAgtaaattcattccttttataaCACTAGACTCTAATATTACTGGTGTAGACTCTACAACTGTCTCAGCTGGTATTACTTGAGTCTGCTCTGAGACAGTGACAGGAGGCTCTGAAATTGTCACAGTGGACTCTTGGATACAACTAGATGGTTCTGAAACAATCACATTAGGTTGAAGGATGGACACCACTGGTTCCAGAATAGGCACAGTAGGCTCCAGGGTAGAAACAACTGGCACAGCAACAGTAACATGCTCTGGCTCAGACAAGGCCAGGGGCTCTGGTACAGCCTCAGCTGGTGGGTCCAGGACAGCCGCAGCTGGAGGGTCTAGGACAGCCGCAGCCTGTGGCTCTGGGACAGCCACGGTTGATGTCTCTGAAACAATCCCAGCTGGGTGCTCTGGAGCAGCCACAGCTGGCAGATCtacagtgctctgtgatggctcTGCGACAGGCACCGCTGGCTCCCGCAGAGACATAGATACCTCTGAGGCAGTCTGTCCTGAAGCCCTCATGGGATCATAAGTTTCTGCTGTCTCTGACATAACAGAAGGCTCTGATGTTAACACAGTTGGTTCAGCTGATGATGTGGGAGTTTCAGACACCATGTAAGTCACTGGTCTCTCTGCAACAATTTCATGCTCTTCTGCTCCAGCAGCAGACTCTACAGGTGTTGACATAACTGAAGACTCTGGCTCTAGCTGTGGTTCTGGAACAGTCAAGTCAGCCTCTGATGCTAACACTGAAGGctctgatgctgacactgaataATTAGCAGTCACTGCCAAAGGCTCCACAATCTCACTCTGACTCACAGGAGGTTCAGGCAGCGATACAGACTCTTCAGGAGGTAATGCTGGCACCTCAGCAGACCATGTATTTTCAGCTGTTAATGCTGACTGCTCAGTGGCTAACACTGGACCCTCTGGTGGTTCCTCAGGAGGCAATGGTGGTGTCATTGGTGGCTCTTCAGGTGGCAATGGTGGCATTGTTGGAGGCTCTTCAGGAGGCAAAGGTGGCACCATATATGCCTCCGTGTATGTATCAGTATAAGAATCGGTGTAAGAATCAGCTGCCATAGACATCATTGAACGATCAGCAGTATAAGATGACATCATAGATCGGTCAGCTGCAGAGTACGATGACATCATAGACCGGTCAGCAGCAGAGTACGACGACATCATAGACCGGTCAGCACCCATGGACATCATAGATCGGTCAGCCATTGGGGACATCATGGAGCGCTCGTAGGCTGACATCATAGAGCGTTCATAAGCTGACATCATAGAGCGCTCAGCCATAGGGGACATCATAGAGCGCTCATAGGCTGACATCATAGAGCGCTCGTAGGCTGACATCATAGAACGCTCAGCCATAGGGGACATCATAGACCGCTCATAAGACATCATAGAGCGTTCATAAGATGACATCATGGAACGTTCTGCAGCATAGGACATCATCATAGAACGTCTAGATGCTAACATCAGGGGTCTAGGTGCTAACCTATATGGCCTGGGAGCTATTCTATAGGACCTGGGTGCTATCCTATAGGGTCTAGGTGACATCCTATAGGGATCAGGAGTTAGTCTGTAGGGATCATGGCCTAATCTATAGGGGTCCTGCCCTAACCTGTAGGCATCATGACCTAGCCTGTAAGGGTCATGACCTAACCTATACGGATCCTGAGCTAACCTGTAAGGATCCTGAGCTAACCTGTAGGGATCAGGAGATTTTGAACCCAACATAGCAGAATCTTGGGTACTAGATGCTAACATCTGGGCATCCATGGTACCAGACGCTAACATCTGAGCATCCATGGAGCCAGAAGCTAACATCTGAGAGTCCATAGTGCCAGATGCTAACATCTGGGAGTCCATAGAGCTAGTGGCTAACATCTGGGAGTCCATGGTGCTGGTTGCTAACATCTGGGAGTCCATGGAGCTGGTTGCTAACATCTGGGAGTCCATGGAGCTGGTTGCTAACATCTGGGAGTCCATGGAGCTGGTTGCTAACATCTGGGAGTCCATGGAGCTGGTTGCTAACATCTGAGAGTCCATGGAGCTGGTTGCTAACATCTGAGAGTCCATGGAGCTGGTTGCTAACATCTGAGAGTCCATGGAGCTGGTTGCTAACATCTGGGAGTCCATGGAGCTGGTTGCTAACATCTGGGAGTCCATGGTGCTAGAGGCTAACATCTGGGAGTCCATAGTGTTGGATGCTAGCATTTGAGAGTCCATGGTGTTGGACGCTAGCATTTGGGAGTCCATGGTGTTGGATGCTAACATATGGGTCTCCATGGTGTTAGAAGCTAACATATGGGATTCTTGGGCCATCAAGGGATCCACTCCTACTGTTACAGAAGTCTCCCCCACTAATGTAGTAGGCAGCTCCTGTGCTACCGTATTATAGGATTCCAGCGCTGTCGTCGAGGGCACCTCCAGGGACTGCGACACGGTCATCGTTGACAGCTCCGTTGTCACCACAGACTGAACAGAGATCTCCAGCGCCACAGTTGCCACAGGCTGCCCAGGCAACTCTGGCGCCCCAGGTTGCCCTGGCAACTCCAGCACCCCTGTTGCCAAAGGCTGCCCCAGAAGCTCCAGTGCTCCAGCTGCCCCAGACTGCCCCGAGAACTCCAGTGCCCCAGCTGCCATGAGCTGCCCAGGCAACTCCAGTGCCCCAGTTGCCACAGGTTGCCCCGACAACTCCAGCGCCCTAGTTGCCGAAGGCAGCCCTGGCAACTCTGGCACCCCAGTCACCGAAGGCTGCCCTGACAACTCCAGCGCTGTCGTTGCCACCGGCTGTCCCGGCAACTCCAGCACCATTGCCGCCTCAGGCTGCCCCAGCAACCCTGTTGCCGTTGTCACCTCAGGCTGCCCAGGATGTTCCACCGCTGTCATCCCCACAGGCTGCTCCAATTCTGTCGTCGTCACAGGTTGTTCGGTCAACTCCATTGCTACTGTTACCACAGGCTGCCCTGGCAACTCTACTGCTGTTGTCACTGCAGGCAGCCCTGGCAACTCCTGTGCCATCACAGGTGGCTCTGGTACCTCCTGTGGTGGctccaaccccatggatggtgCTGGAAGCCCTGACAATTCCTGTGACAACTGCGGCACTGCTGTCACAGAGGGCCCCGCCAACTCAGGCACTGCTGTCGCAGCGGGCCCCGGCAACTCAGGCACTGGGGTAGAAAGGGGCCCTGGCAACTCTGGCGCCGGGGTAGCAGAGGGCCCAGGTAACTCCAGCACTGGAGTCACAGGGGGCCCCTGCAACTCCGGCATGGAGGTCGCAGGTGGCCCCGGCAACTCCATCACTGAGGCCACCGACGACTCCTGCAGCTCCAACGCTGTGGTCTTGGGCAGCTCCAGCATCTCCTGCGGTCGTGTCATGGATGAATCTGCAATCTCTGATGGTCCTTCTACAGGCTGCTCTGGCAATCTTAGCACTTCAGTTGCTGACGACTCTGGAAAATCCATTGCTGTTGACGTGCTTGGCTCAGGGTGCACCTCAGTAGGTGTCTCTGATGACACAAGAGTTTCTGATAGCTCTAGCACTTTTGCTGCTGGAGGCTCTAGCAACATGATCTTTGATGGCTCTGGAGGTGTGCTCTCCAAAGACTTCTGCACAGATTTCATCTGACACTCCACTGACACCGTTACCACTGGCTCAGAGGACTTGAGCACTACTGTTGCTGTAGGCACTGGTGCTGTTGCAAAGGAATCCAGAATCTTTGTTGTGGACGGTTCCAGCATTACTGCCACAGACTGCTCTGACGGCACTGAGACTACTGATGTAGATGCAACTGACAGTTCTGTATGTTTTGCAGCTGGCGTCAAAGTTTCTAAGATGTGTGGCTCTGAGACCTCCATCGAAACTACAGGAGGTTCAAGCACAACTGCGGGAGATTCACTGGTGTCATATAGGCCAAATGCTCTTACAGAATGCTCCAGTGCCATCTCTGAAGGTTCAGAATCAAACTTCAAAAAGGAATCCGACTCCATGTTCCCATCATGATGTGATTTTGGCTTTGACTCGGATTCTTCTGACtgtcttttatactttttctccttttctttcttctttttcttctttttatttttgtgctttttatgcTTCTTCGACTTTTTGGTAGGAATTTCATCAGTAGGATCTGTTTGGACAGACACACATCTACTTTTTCTGGATGCCTCCTTCAAGTCTGAAATTAAGGAAAATTAATTATGTCAAATATTCCCCAAGATAGATTTAGATAAATCATATAAACAATACCTTACATTCCATGTTAAGATACCATAAGACATCTCCTGTTAAATAATTTTCCATAAACCAGCTATCTGAAGACTGGCACCTTTGCAACACTTCTACAACTAAAGTCAGGGTTAAAAATAAGTTCTTAATTTATTACAAAAGTTCTTAGaattaca belongs to Bubalus bubalis isolate 160015118507 breed Murrah chromosome 1, NDDB_SH_1, whole genome shotgun sequence and includes:
- the SON gene encoding protein SON isoform X1, whose protein sequence is MATNIEQIFRSFVVSKFREIQQELSSGRSEGQLNGETNTPIEGSQAGDAAASARNLPNEDIVQKIEEVLSGVLDTELRYKPDLKEASRKSRCVSVQTDPTDEIPTKKSKKHKKHKNKKKKKKKEKEKKYKRQSEESESKPKSHHDGNMESDSFLKFDSEPSEMALEHSVRAFGLYDTSESPAVVLEPPVVSMEVSEPHILETLTPAAKHTELSVASTSVVSVPSEQSVAVMLEPSTTKILDSFATAPVPTATVVLKSSEPVVTVSVECQMKSVQKSLESTPPEPSKIMLLEPPAAKVLELSETLVSSETPTEVHPEPSTSTAMDFPESSATEVLRLPEQPVEGPSEIADSSMTRPQEMLELPKTTALELQESSVASVMELPGPPATSMPELQGPPVTPVLELPGPSATPAPELPGPLSTPVPELPGPAATAVPELAGPSVTAVPQLSQELSGLPAPSMGLEPPQEVPEPPVMAQELPGLPAVTTAVELPGQPVVTVAMELTEQPVTTTELEQPVGMTAVEHPGQPEVTTATGLLGQPEAAMVLELPGQPVATTALELSGQPSVTGVPELPGLPSATRALELSGQPVATGALELPGQLMAAGALEFSGQSGAAGALELLGQPLATGVLELPGQPGAPELPGQPVATVALEISVQSVVTTELSTMTVSQSLEVPSTTALESYNTVAQELPTTLVGETSVTVGVDPLMAQESHMLASNTMETHMLASNTMDSQMLASNTMDSQMLASNTMDSQMLASSTMDSQMLATSSMDSQMLATSSMDSQMLATSSMDSQMLATSSMDSQMLATSSMDSQMLATSSMDSQMLATSSMDSQMLATSSMDSQMLATSTMDSQMLATSSMDSQMLASGTMDSQMLASGSMDAQMLASGTMDAQMLASSTQDSAMLGSKSPDPYRLAQDPYRLAQDPYRLGHDPYRLGHDAYRLGQDPYRLGHDPYRLTPDPYRMSPRPYRIAPRSYRIAPRPYRLAPRPLMLASRRSMMMSYAAERSMMSSYERSMMSYERSMMSPMAERSMMSAYERSMMSAYERSMMSPMAERSMMSAYERSMMSAYERSMMSPMADRSMMSMGADRSMMSSYSAADRSMMSSYSAADRSMMSSYTADRSMMSMAADSYTDSYTDTYTEAYMVPPLPPEEPPTMPPLPPEEPPMTPPLPPEEPPEGPVLATEQSALTAENTWSAEVPALPPEESVSLPEPPVSQSEIVEPLAVTANYSVSASEPSVLASEADLTVPEPQLEPESSVMSTPVESAAGAEEHEIVAERPVTYMVSETPTSSAEPTVLTSEPSVMSETAETYDPMRASGQTASEVSMSLREPAVPVAEPSQSTVDLPAVAAPEHPAGIVSETSTVAVPEPQAAAVLDPPAAAVLDPPAEAVPEPLALSEPEHVTVAVPVVSTLEPTVPILEPVVSILQPNVIVSEPSSCIQESTVTISEPPVTVSEQTQVIPAETVVESTPVILESSVIKGMNLLSGDQSFASEIGLQEIAMHSEEEPRAEGLLKSGSNETENCINTDLNINNHLIAQEIERSTVSAASTGAVGEIGEEAVLPTSETKQCAVLDTCPSVSETELGGTLSSVGPLVLESEAVGTGKDLEFGTASALSSVSKYDGEVSLTTQDTEHDMVISTSPSGGSEADIEGPLPAKDIHPDLSNNFINKDAEGSLPVQESDQMLAAAVSPKESSGEDKEVSLTTKEILSDSGFPASIDDINEADLVRPLLPKDMERLTNLRAGIEGPLLSSEVERDKSAASPVVISIPERASESSSEEKDDYEIFVKVKDTHEKSKKNKNRDKGEKEKKRDSSLRSRSKRSKSSEHKSRKRTSESRSRARKRSSKSKSHRSQTRSRSRSRRRRRSSRSRSKSRGRRSVSKEKRKRSPKHRSKSRERKRKRSSSRDNRKTGRARSRTPSRRSRSHTPSRRRRSRSGGRRSFSISPSRRSRTPSRRSRTPSRRSRTPSRRSRTPSRRSRTPSRRSRTPSRRRRSRSVVRRRSFSISPVRLRRSRTPLRRRFSRSPIRRKRSRSSERGRSPKRLTDLNKAQLLEIAKANAAAMCAKAGVPLPPNLKPAPPPTIEEKVAKKSGGATIEELTEKCKQIAQSKEDDDVIVNKPHVSDEEEEEPPFYHHPFKLSEPKPIFFNLNIAAAKPTPPKSQVTLTKEFPVSSGSQHRKKEADSVYGEWVPVEKNGEENKDDDNVFSSNLPSEPVDISTAMSERALAQKRLSENAFDLEAMSMLNRAQERIDAWAQLNSIPGQFTGSTGVQVLTQEQLANTGAQAWIKKDQFLRAAPVTGGMGAVLMRKMGWKEGEGLGKNKEGNKEPILVDFKTDRKGLVAVGERAQKRSGNFSAAMKDLSGKHPVSALMEICNKRRWQPPEFLLVHDSGPDHRKHFLFRVLINGSAYQPSFASPNKKHAKATAATVVLQAMGLVPKDLMANATCFRSASRR
- the SON gene encoding protein SON isoform X2, with product MATNIEQIFRSFVVSKFREIQQELSSGRSEGQLNGETNTPIEGSQAGDAAASARNLPNEDIVQKIEEVLSGVLDTELRYKPDLKEASRKSRCVSVQTDPTDEIPTKKSKKHKKHKNKKKKKKKEKEKKYKRQSEESESKPKSHHDGNMESDSFLKFDSEPSEMALEHSVRAFGLYDTSESPAVVLEPPVVSMEVSEPHILETLTPAAKHTELSVASTSVVSVPSEQSVAVMLEPSTTKILDSFATAPVPTATVVLKSSEPVVTVSVECQMKSVQKSLESTPPEPSKIMLLEPPAAKVLELSETLVSSETPTEVHPEPSTSTAMDFPESSATEVLRLPEQPVEGPSEIADSSMTRPQEMLELPKTTALELQESSVASVMELPGPPATSMPELQGPPVTPVLELPGPSATPAPELPGPLSTPVPELPGPAATAVPELAGPSVTAVPQLSQELSGLPAPSMGLEPPQEVPEPPVMAQELPGLPAVTTAVELPGQPVVTVAMELTEQPVTTTELEQPVGMTAVEHPGQPEVTTATGLLGQPEAAMVLELPGQPVATTALELSGQPSVTGVPELPGLPSATRALELSGQPVATGALELPGQLMAAGALEFSGQSGAAGALELLGQPLATGVLELPGQPGAPELPGQPVATVALEISVQSVVTTELSTMTVSQSLEVPSTTALESYNTVAQELPTTLVGETSVTVGVDPLMAQESHMLASNTMETHMLASNTMDSQMLASNTMDSQMLASNTMDSQMLASSTMDSQMLATSSMDSQMLATSSMDSQMLATSSMDSQMLATSSMDSQMLATSSMDSQMLATSSMDSQMLATSSMDSQMLATSSMDSQMLATSTMDSQMLATSSMDSQMLASGTMDSQMLASGSMDAQMLASGTMDAQMLASSTQDSAMLGSKSPDPYRLAQDPYRLAQDPYRLGHDPYRLGHDAYRLGQDPYRLGHDPYRLTPDPYRMSPRPYRIAPRSYRIAPRPYRLAPRPLMLASRRSMMMSYAAERSMMSSYERSMMSYERSMMSPMAERSMMSAYERSMMSAYERSMMSPMAERSMMSAYERSMMSAYERSMMSPMADRSMMSMGADRSMMSSYSAADRSMMSSYSAADRSMMSSYTADRSMMSMAADSYTDSYTDTYTEAYMVPPLPPEEPPTMPPLPPEEPPMTPPLPPEEPPEGPVLATEQSALTAENTWSAEVPALPPEESVSLPEPPVSQSEIVEPLAVTANYSVSASEPSVLASEADLTVPEPQLEPESSVMSTPVESAAGAEEHEIVAERPVTYMVSETPTSSAEPTVLTSEPSVMSETAETYDPMRASGQTASEVSMSLREPAVPVAEPSQSTVDLPAVAAPEHPAGIVSETSTVAVPEPQAAAVLDPPAAAVLDPPAEAVPEPLALSEPEHVTVAVPVVSTLEPTVPILEPVVSILQPNVIVSEPSSCIQESTVTISEPPVTVSEQTQVIPAETVVESTPVILESSVIKGMNLLSGDQSFASEIGLQEIAMHSEEEPRAEGLLKSGSNETENCINTDLNINNHLIAQEIERSTVSAASTGAVGEIGEEAVLPTSETKQCAVLDTCPSVSETELGGTLSSVGPLVLESEAVGTGKDLEFGTASALSSVSKYDGEVSLTTQDTEHDMVISTSPSGGSEADIEGPLPAKDIHPDLSNNFINKDAEGSLPVQESDQMLAAAVSPKESSGEDKEVSLTTKEILSDSGFPASIDDINEADLVRPLLPKDMERLTNLRAGIEGPLLSSEVERDKSAASPVVISIPERASESSSEEKDDYEIFVKVKDTHEKSKKNKNRDKGEKEKKRDSSLRSRSKRSKSSEHKSRKRTSESRSRARKRSSKSKSHRSQTRSRSRSRRRRRSSRSRSKSRGRRSVSKEKRKRSPKHRSKSRERKRKRSSSRDNRKTGRARSRTPSRRSRSHTPSRRRRSRSGGRRSFSISPSRRSRTPSRRSRTPSRRSRTPSRRSRTPSRRSRTPSRRSRTPSRRRRSRSVVRRRSFSISPVRLRRSRTPLRRRFSRSPIRRKRSRSSERGRSPKRLTDLNKAQLLEIAKANAAAMCAKAGVPLPPNLKPAPPPTIEEKVAKKSGGATIEELTEKCKQIAQSKEDDDVIVNKPHVSDEEEEEPPFYHHPFKLSEPKPIFFNLNIAAAKPTPPKSQVTLTKEFPVSSGSQHRKKEADSVYGEWVPVEKNGEENKDDDNVFSSNLPSEPVDISTAMSERALAQKRLSENAFDLEAMSMLNRAQERIDAWAQLNSIPGQFTGSTGVQVLTQEQLANTGAQAWIKKDQFLRAAPVTGGMGAVLMRKMGWKEGEGLGKNKEGNKEPILVDFKTDRKGLVAVGERAQKRSGNFSAAMKDLSGKHPVSALMEICNKRRWQPPEFLLVHDSGPDHRKHFLFRVLRNGSPYQPNCMFFLNRY
- the SON gene encoding protein SON isoform X3: MATNIEQIFRSFVVSKFREIQQELSSGRSEGQLNGETNTPIEGSQAGDAAASARNLPNEDIVQKIEEVLSGVLDTELRYKPDLKEASRKSRCVSVQTDPTDEIPTKKSKKHKKHKNKKKKKKKEKEKKYKRQSEESESKPKSHHDGNMESDSFLKFDSEPSEMALEHSVRAFGLYDTSESPAVVLEPPVVSMEVSEPHILETLTPAAKHTELSVASTSVVSVPSEQSVAVMLEPSTTKILDSFATAPVPTATVVLKSSEPVVTVSVECQMKSVQKSLESTPPEPSKIMLLEPPAAKVLELSETLVSSETPTEVHPEPSTSTAMDFPESSATEVLRLPEQPVEGPSEIADSSMTRPQEMLELPKTTALELQESSVASVMELPGPPATSMPELQGPPVTPVLELPGPSATPAPELPGPLSTPVPELPGPAATAVPELAGPSVTAVPQLSQELSGLPAPSMGLEPPQEVPEPPVMAQELPGLPAVTTAVELPGQPVVTVAMELTEQPVTTTELEQPVGMTAVEHPGQPEVTTATGLLGQPEAAMVLELPGQPVATTALELSGQPSVTGVPELPGLPSATRALELSGQPVATGALELPGQLMAAGALEFSGQSGAAGALELLGQPLATGVLELPGQPGAPELPGQPVATVALEISVQSVVTTELSTMTVSQSLEVPSTTALESYNTVAQELPTTLVGETSVTVGVDPLMAQESHMLASNTMETHMLASNTMDSQMLASNTMDSQMLASNTMDSQMLASSTMDSQMLATSSMDSQMLATSSMDSQMLATSSMDSQMLATSSMDSQMLATSSMDSQMLATSSMDSQMLATSSMDSQMLATSSMDSQMLATSTMDSQMLATSSMDSQMLASGTMDSQMLASGSMDAQMLASGTMDAQMLASSTQDSAMLGSKSPDPYRLAQDPYRLAQDPYRLGHDPYRLGHDAYRLGQDPYRLGHDPYRLTPDPYRMSPRPYRIAPRSYRIAPRPYRLAPRPLMLASRRSMMMSYAAERSMMSSYERSMMSYERSMMSPMAERSMMSAYERSMMSAYERSMMSPMAERSMMSAYERSMMSAYERSMMSPMADRSMMSMGADRSMMSSYSAADRSMMSSYSAADRSMMSSYTADRSMMSMAADSYTDSYTDTYTEAYMVPPLPPEEPPTMPPLPPEEPPMTPPLPPEEPPEGPVLATEQSALTAENTWSAEVPALPPEESVSLPEPPVSQSEIVEPLAVTANYSVSASEPSVLASEADLTVPEPQLEPESSVMSTPVESAAGAEEHEIVAERPVTYMVSETPTSSAEPTVLTSEPSVMSETAETYDPMRASGQTASEVSMSLREPAVPVAEPSQSTVDLPAVAAPEHPAGIVSETSTVAVPEPQAAAVLDPPAAAVLDPPAEAVPEPLALSEPEHVTVAVPVVSTLEPTVPILEPVVSILQPNVIVSEPSSCIQESTVTISEPPVTVSEQTQVIPAETVVESTPVILESSVIKGMNLLSGDQSFASEIGLQEIAMHSEEEPRAEGLLKSGSNETENCINTDLNINNHLIAQEIERSTVSAASTGAVGEIGEEAVLPTSETKQCAVLDTCPSVSETELGGTLSSVGPLVLESEAVGTGKDLEFGTASALSSVSKYDGEVSLTTQDTEHDMVISTSPSGGSEADIEGPLPAKDIHPDLSNNFINKDAEGSLPVQESDQMLAAAVSPKESSGEDKEVSLTTKEILSDSGFPASIDDINEADLVRPLLPKDMERLTNLRAGIEGPLLSSEVERDKSAASPVVISIPERASESSSEEKDDYEIFVKVKDTHEKSKKNKNRDKGEKEKKRDSSLRSRSKRSKSSEHKSRKRTSESRSRARKRSSKSKSHRSQTRSRSRSRRRRRSSRSRSKSRGRRSVSKEKRKRSPKHRSKSRERKRKRSSSRDNRKTGRARSRTPSRRSRSHTPSRRRRSRSGGRRSFSISPSRRSRTPSRRSRTPSRRSRTPSRRSRTPSRRSRTPSRRSRTPSRRRRSRSVVRRRSFSISPVRLRRSRTPLRRRFSRSPIRRKRSRSSERGRSPKRLTDLNKAQLLEIAKANAAAMCAKAGVPLPPNLKPAPPPTIEEKVAKKSGGATIEELTEKCKQIAQSKEDDDVIVNKPHVSDEEEEEPPFYHHPFKLSEPKPIFFNLNIAAAKPTPPKSQVTLTKEFPVSSGSQHRKKEADSVYGEWVPVEKNGEENKDDDNVFSSNLPSEPVDISTAMSERALAQKRLSENAFDLEAMSMLNRAQERIDAWAQLNSIPGQFTGSTGVQVLTQEQLANTGAQAWIKKGQILVAVFLPRSVPALLFTTLLLPRPRISS